One segment of Primulina tabacum isolate GXHZ01 chromosome 14, ASM2559414v2, whole genome shotgun sequence DNA contains the following:
- the LOC142525613 gene encoding uncharacterized protein LOC142525613 yields the protein MLRYAPHVAASQVAVVESFIEGLTDHLHPFVSTGKPLNYLQAVEIAKRAEASLKRSGNRVPTQHHQSGRQQFNSSCSASLCPRGKQFKKPGSSSSSSGSSGNRGGYRYSGPYCDHCGEKHSSNQCVGVQEVCNNCGRPGHFSRVCPSKTGKSAQAGSGAQSNRIPAASQSSHQPSRPSHQSRGQGGQQNQSSVHVFALTEGEAQAAPDLPSHFAASGRGSAGGARD from the exons ATGCTGAGAtatgctcctcatgttgctgcGAGTCAGGTTGCTGTCGTCGAAAGTTTCATTGAAGGATTGACTGATCATCTGCATCCTTTTGTTTCTACCGGTAAGCCACTGAATTATCTTCAAGCGGTGGAAATAGCAAAAAGGGCTGAAGCTAGTCTTAAGAGGAGTGGCAATCGAGTTCCTACCCAACATCACCAGTCGGGGAGGCAACAATTCAATTCATCTTGTTCTGCATCTCTTTGTCCACGTGGAAAACAATTTAAGAAGCCTGGTTCTAGTTCTTCGAGTTCAGGGAGTTCAGGGAACCGTGGTGGATATCGTTACAGTGGACCTTATTGTGATCACTGTGGGGAAAAGCATTCCAGTAATCAGTGTGTTGGAGTTCAAGAGGTTTGTAATAATTGTGGTCGGCCGGGTCATTTTTCTAGAGTTTGTCCTAGTAAGACGGGAAAATCAGCCCAGGCAGGTAGTGGAGCTCAAAGTAATAGAATTCCAGCAGCGTCCCAGTCTTCCCATCAGCCTAGTCGCCCTTCGCATCAGAGCAGAGGGCAAGGTGGTCAGCAGAATCAGTCATCTGTTcatgtatttgctttgactgagggtGAGGCTCAGGCAGCTCCAG atctcccgagtcattttgcagcatcaggccgaggttccgccggtggagctcgggattga
- the LOC142523857 gene encoding uncharacterized protein LOC142523857 encodes MVTVDADRVRCTTYLLKDETFLWWDGAERGVNIATLTWEEFKRVFNDKYFTSDVRSRLKGEFMSLRQGNWSVSDFVQKFNRGCHFVPLIANDAAEKFRNFLDGLRPTIRRDVMLDDLTDYTNVVAKAFKANQSLEDMDWEMQRKRNRAQKASQSNEKPYVGPPKQPEPSKPQGQPPRGNIPKADGKPLCEECNCPQNGKSMWGT; translated from the coding sequence ATGGTTACGGTGGATGCTGATCGAGTTCGTTGCACTACCTATCTGCTGAAGGACGAGACTTTCTTATGGTGGGATGGAGCAGAGCGAGGAGTGAACATAGCGACATTGACATGGGAGGAGTTCAAGAGGGTGTTCAATGACAAGTACTTCACATCTGATGTTCGTTCTAGGCTGAAgggagagtttatgagtctccgtcaAGGGAATTGGTCTGTTTCCGATTTTGTGCAGAAGTTTAATAGaggttgtcactttgtgcccttgattgccaATGATGCTGCTGAAAAATTCCGAAACTTCCTAGATGGTTTGAGGCCGACTATCCGTCGTGATGTGATGCTCGACGATCTTACAGATTATACTAATGTCGTTGCCAAAGCTTTTAAAGCCAACCAGTCACTCGAAGACATGGATTGGGAGATGCAGCGAAAGAGGAACCGTGCTCAGAAAGCTAGTCAGAGTAATGAGAAGCCTTATGTGGGACCACCTAAGCAACCAGAACCGTCAAAACCACAAGGGCAACCACCTAGAGGGAATATTCCGAAGGCTGATGGGAAACCATTGTGCGAAGAGTGCAATTGTCCACAAAATGGCAAGTCCATGTGGGGCACCTAG
- the LOC142525428 gene encoding uncharacterized protein LOC142525428 → MDDNHRSTSKDYYKVLEVDYDATDEAIKLNYRKLALKWHPDKHKGDCAVTEKFQEINEAYTVLSDPDKRLEYDLNGDYEIEKYTLREYLSRFKGMILTCNGLGISHTSIWSQPLMELNDFKEK, encoded by the exons ATGGACGATAACCATAGAAGCACCTCCAAG GATTACTACAAGGTCTTAGAAGTAGACTATGATGCAACTGATGAGGCGATCAAATTGAATTATCGGAAGCTGGCATTG AAATGGCATCCTGACAAACACAAGGGAGACTGTGCTGTTACTGAAAAATTTCAAGAGATCAATGAAGCTTACACCG TATTGAGTGATCCTGATAAACGACTAGAGTACGATCTAAATGGAGATTATGAGATTGAAAAATATACTTTACGG GAGTACTTGTCGAGATTTAAAGGCATGATACTTACCTGTAATGGGCTTGGCATTAGTCACACATCAATTTG GTCACAACCACTGATGGAACTCAAtgatttcaaagaaaaataa